In Bacillus sp. FJAT-45037, the following are encoded in one genomic region:
- the rpsG gene encoding 30S ribosomal protein S7, which produces MPRKGPVTRRDVLPDPMYNSKLVTRLINRIMVDGKRGVAQTILYNAFELVKERSGKDPMEVFDQALKNIMPVLEVKARRVGGANYQVPIEVKPERRTTLGLRWLVNYSRLRGEKTMEERLANEILDAANNAGSAVKKREDTHKMAEANKAFAHYRW; this is translated from the coding sequence ATGCCTCGTAAAGGTCCAGTTACTCGTCGCGATGTATTACCAGATCCTATGTATAATTCAAAACTAGTTACACGTCTAATCAACCGTATTATGGTTGATGGAAAGCGTGGGGTTGCTCAAACAATCCTATATAATGCTTTTGAACTAGTGAAAGAACGTAGTGGAAAAGACCCTATGGAAGTATTCGATCAAGCGCTTAAGAACATTATGCCTGTTCTTGAAGTTAAAGCTCGTCGTGTTGGTGGTGCAAACTATCAAGTGCCGATTGAAGTTAAGCCTGAGCGTCGTACGACTTTAGGTCTTCGCTGGTTAGTAAACTACTCACGTCTTCGTGGAGAAAAAACGATGGAAGAGCGTTTAGCTAACGAAATTCTTGATGCTGCTAACAATGCAGGTTCTGCAGTTAAGAAGCGTGAAGATACTCACAAAATGGCAGAAGCGAACAAAGCGTTTGCTCACTACCGTTGGTAA
- the rpsL gene encoding 30S ribosomal protein S12, with amino-acid sequence MPTINQLIRKGRVAKVRNSDSPALNKGYNSFKKNQTNLSSPQKRGVCTRVGTMTPKKPNSALRKYARVRLTNQIEVTAYIPGIGHNLQEHSVVLIRGGRVKDLPGVRYHIVRGALDTAGVQDRMQGRSKYGTKRPKAKK; translated from the coding sequence ATGCCTACTATTAATCAACTAATCCGTAAAGGACGCGTTGCTAAAGTTAGAAATTCAGATTCACCAGCACTTAACAAAGGGTACAATAGTTTCAAGAAAAACCAAACTAACCTATCTTCTCCACAGAAGCGTGGTGTTTGTACTCGTGTTGGTACAATGACTCCGAAGAAACCGAACTCGGCTCTTCGTAAATATGCACGTGTTCGTTTAACGAACCAAATTGAGGTAACGGCGTACATCCCAGGAATCGGACACAACCTTCAAGAACACAGTGTTGTTCTTATCCGTGGAGGACGAGTGAAAGATTTACCAGGAGTACGTTACCACATCGTTCGTGGCGCACTTGACACAGCAGGTGTTCAAGATCGCATGCAAGGACGTTCTAAGTATGGTACTAAGCGTCCAAAAGCTAAAAAGTAA
- the fusA gene encoding elongation factor G → MAREFSLNNTRNIGIMAHIDAGKTTTTERVLFYTGRIHKIGETHEGASQMDWMAQEQERGITITSAATTAQWKGHRINIIDTPGHVDFTVEVERSLRVLDGAVAVLDAQSGVEPQTETVWRQATTYGVPRVVFVNKMDKTGADFLYSVGTMHDRLHANAHPIQLPIGAEEDFNGIIDLIDMVAYFYEDDLGTRTDAQEIPEEYKEQAQEYHEKLVEAAAELDEELMMKYLEGEQLTKEELKAAIRKGTCDVEFYPVICGSAFKNKGVQLMLDAVLDYLPSPLDVPPIKGTVPDSDEEMIREPGDENPFSALAFKVMTDPFVGKLTFFRVYSGTLDSGSYIRNSTKDKRERVGRILQMHANSREEIATVYSGDIAAAVGLKDTTTGDTLCDEKNLVILESMDFPEPVISLSVEPKSKADQDKMGMALAKLAEEDPTFHTETNEETGQTIISGMGELHLDIIVDRMKREFKVEANVGAPQVSYRETIRETAKVEGKFVRQSGGRGQFGHVWVEFSPNEEGAGFEFENAVVGGSVPREYIGSVEQGISESLGNGMVAGYPVIDIKAKLYDGSYHDVDSSEMAFKIAASMALKNAKSKCRPVLLEPLMKVEVVIPEEYMGDVMGDVTARRGRVDGMEARGNAQTVKAFVPLAEMFGYATSLRSRTQGRGTYSMFFDHYEEVPKSVAEEIIKKRSGE, encoded by the coding sequence ATGGCAAGAGAGTTCTCCTTAAATAATACGCGTAATATCGGTATCATGGCCCACATCGATGCTGGTAAAACAACTACTACTGAGCGCGTACTTTTTTACACAGGTCGTATCCACAAAATTGGTGAAACGCACGAAGGTGCTTCACAGATGGACTGGATGGCACAGGAGCAAGAGCGTGGTATCACAATCACTTCTGCTGCTACAACGGCTCAATGGAAAGGGCATCGTATTAACATCATCGATACACCTGGACACGTAGACTTCACAGTTGAGGTTGAACGTTCATTACGTGTACTTGATGGTGCTGTAGCGGTACTTGATGCGCAATCTGGTGTTGAACCGCAAACAGAAACAGTATGGCGTCAAGCAACAACTTATGGTGTACCTCGTGTTGTCTTTGTTAACAAAATGGACAAGACTGGTGCAGACTTCTTGTATTCTGTTGGAACGATGCATGATCGTCTTCATGCTAATGCACATCCAATCCAATTACCAATTGGTGCGGAAGAAGATTTCAATGGTATCATTGATCTCATTGACATGGTTGCATACTTCTATGAGGATGACTTAGGTACTCGTACTGACGCACAAGAAATTCCAGAAGAATACAAAGAACAAGCTCAAGAGTATCATGAGAAACTAGTTGAAGCAGCTGCTGAGCTAGATGAAGAACTTATGATGAAGTACTTAGAGGGCGAACAGTTAACGAAGGAAGAGCTTAAGGCTGCAATTCGTAAAGGAACTTGTGATGTTGAATTCTACCCAGTTATCTGTGGTTCTGCTTTCAAAAACAAAGGTGTTCAATTAATGCTTGATGCGGTACTTGATTACCTACCATCACCATTAGATGTGCCTCCAATTAAAGGTACAGTTCCTGATTCGGATGAGGAAATGATTCGTGAGCCTGGTGACGAGAATCCGTTCTCTGCTCTTGCGTTCAAAGTTATGACTGACCCATTCGTAGGTAAGTTAACCTTCTTCCGTGTGTACTCTGGTACGCTTGATTCAGGTTCATATATTAGAAACTCAACAAAAGATAAGCGTGAGCGTGTTGGTCGTATCCTTCAAATGCATGCAAATTCTCGTGAGGAAATTGCAACGGTTTACTCAGGTGATATCGCTGCCGCTGTTGGACTTAAAGATACAACGACTGGTGACACTCTATGTGATGAAAAGAATCTAGTTATTCTTGAGTCTATGGATTTCCCAGAGCCGGTTATTTCATTATCTGTTGAGCCTAAGTCTAAGGCAGACCAAGATAAGATGGGTATGGCTTTAGCTAAGCTTGCAGAGGAAGATCCTACTTTCCATACTGAAACAAACGAAGAAACTGGTCAAACAATTATCTCTGGTATGGGTGAGCTTCACCTTGACATCATTGTTGACCGCATGAAACGTGAGTTTAAAGTAGAGGCTAATGTAGGTGCTCCTCAAGTATCTTACCGTGAAACAATCCGTGAAACGGCTAAAGTTGAAGGTAAGTTTGTTCGTCAGTCTGGTGGTCGTGGTCAATTCGGTCACGTATGGGTTGAATTCTCTCCTAACGAAGAAGGCGCAGGTTTCGAGTTCGAAAATGCAGTCGTTGGTGGATCAGTTCCTCGTGAATACATCGGTTCTGTTGAACAAGGTATCTCTGAATCACTTGGTAACGGTATGGTTGCTGGTTACCCTGTAATCGATATTAAAGCTAAGCTTTATGATGGTTCATACCATGATGTCGATTCAAGTGAGATGGCGTTTAAGATTGCTGCTTCAATGGCACTTAAAAATGCTAAATCAAAGTGTAGACCAGTTCTACTTGAACCATTAATGAAAGTAGAAGTTGTTATTCCTGAAGAGTACATGGGTGATGTAATGGGTGACGTTACAGCACGTCGTGGACGCGTAGATGGTATGGAAGCTCGCGGTAACGCACAAACAGTTAAAGCGTTTGTTCCATTAGCAGAAATGTTCGGTTATGCAACTTCACTACGCTCTCGTACACAAGGACGCGGAACGTACTCAATGTTCTTTGATCACTATGAAGAAGTGCCAAAGAGTGTTGCAGAAGAGATTATTAAAAAGCGTAGCGGAGAATAA
- a CDS encoding 50S ribosomal protein L7ae-like protein — MSYEKVKRASDLIVGTKQTLKALEIGEVHELIVAEDADTRVVHKVEALAKSKQVPIYYVDSMKKLGKACGIEVGAATVALRE, encoded by the coding sequence ATGTCTTATGAAAAAGTAAAGCGAGCTAGTGACCTCATTGTAGGTACTAAGCAGACGCTAAAGGCCCTAGAGATCGGAGAGGTTCATGAATTGATTGTAGCTGAGGATGCAGATACACGTGTTGTACACAAAGTTGAAGCGCTCGCTAAATCAAAACAAGTTCCAATCTACTATGTAGACTCAATGAAGAAGCTTGGAAAAGCTTGTGGCATTGAGGTTGGTGCAGCCACTGTTGCTTTAAGGGAGTAA
- the rpoB gene encoding DNA-directed RNA polymerase subunit beta translates to MTGQLVQYGRHRQRRSYARINEVLELPNLIEIQTASYQWFLDEGLREMFQDISPIQDFTGNLVLEFIDYSLGEPKYPVDESKERDVTYAAPLRVKVRLINKETGEVKEQEVFMGDFPLMTETGTFVINGAERVIVSQLVRSPSVYYSQKTDKNGKKGFTATVIPNRGAWLELETDAKDIVYVRIDRTRKIPVTVLLRALGFGSDQEIIDLLGEDEYLRNSLEKDNTDSTEKALLEIYERLRPGEPPTVENAKSLLDSRFFDPKRYDLANVGRYKLNKKLHIKNRLFNQRLAETLVDPETGEVIAEEGTVLDRRTLDRILPNLENNIGFRTAHASGGVVDDSEINLQSIKIYAPDDQEGEQVIRIIGNGLVEREVKHITTSDILASINYFFNLLHGVGDTDDIDHLGNRRLRSVGELLQNQFRIGLSRMERVVRERMSIQDPNMITPQALINIRPVIASIKEFFGSSQLSQFMDQTNPLAELTHKRRLSALGPGGLTRERAGFEVRDVHYSHYGRMCPIETPEGPNIGLINSLSSYAKVNEFGFMETPYRRVDPETGKVTAQIDYLTADEEDNYVVAQANARLKDDGSFVNDNIIARFRGENTVVPRERLDYMDVSPKQVVSAATSCIPFLENDDSNRALMGANMQRQAVPLLIPEAPLVGTGMEHVSARDSGAAIVSKNPGVVERVTAKEIFVRRYEDVDGKQVKGDLDKYRLQKFIRSNQGTSYNQRPIVAEGDVVENREILADGPSMEQGEMALGRNVLVGFMTWDGYNYEDAIILSERLVKDDVYTSIHIEEYESEARDTKLGPEEITRDIPNVGEDALKNLNERGIIRVGAEVKDGDILVGKVTPKGVTELTAEERLLHAIFGEKAREVRDTSLRAPHGGDGIVLDVKIFNREDGDELPPGVNQLVRVYIVQKRKINQGDKMAGRHGNKGVISRILPEEDMPFLPDGTPIDIMLNPLGVPSRMNIGQVLELHLGMAARKLGIHVASPVFDGANEEDVWGTLAEAGMARDGKTVLYDGRSGEPFDNRVSVGIMYMIKLAHMVDDKLHARSTGPYSLVTQQPLGGKAQFGGQRFGEMEVWALEAYGAAYTLQEILTVKSDDVVGRVKTYEAIVKGENVPEPGVPESFKVLIKELQSLGMDVKMLSINEEEIEMRELDEDEKASEKLNLNIESSESNV, encoded by the coding sequence TTGACAGGTCAACTTGTTCAGTATGGACGCCACCGCCAACGTAGAAGCTATGCAAGAATTAATGAAGTGTTGGAGTTGCCAAACTTAATTGAGATTCAAACAGCTTCTTATCAATGGTTTCTTGATGAGGGACTGAGAGAAATGTTCCAAGACATTTCCCCAATTCAAGACTTCACAGGGAATTTAGTTTTAGAGTTTATTGATTATAGTCTTGGGGAGCCGAAATATCCAGTCGATGAATCAAAAGAGCGTGACGTAACGTACGCTGCTCCTTTACGCGTTAAGGTCCGTCTGATTAATAAAGAGACAGGCGAAGTAAAGGAACAAGAAGTATTCATGGGTGATTTCCCATTGATGACAGAGACGGGTACATTCGTAATCAACGGAGCTGAGCGTGTCATTGTATCTCAGCTAGTTCGTTCGCCGAGTGTGTATTATAGTCAAAAGACTGATAAGAATGGGAAGAAAGGATTCACCGCTACTGTTATTCCAAACCGCGGAGCATGGTTGGAACTTGAGACCGATGCAAAGGACATTGTTTATGTCCGTATCGACCGCACAAGAAAGATTCCAGTGACGGTTCTTTTGCGTGCTTTAGGGTTTGGTTCTGATCAAGAGATCATTGATCTATTAGGTGAGGATGAGTATCTTCGTAACTCACTAGAAAAAGATAACACAGATAGTACGGAGAAGGCATTATTAGAAATCTATGAGCGTCTTCGTCCTGGTGAACCACCAACAGTTGAAAATGCGAAAAGTCTACTTGATTCTCGCTTCTTTGATCCGAAGCGTTATGACTTAGCGAATGTTGGTCGTTACAAACTCAATAAAAAGCTTCATATTAAAAACCGTTTATTTAATCAACGTTTAGCAGAAACGCTAGTTGATCCTGAGACGGGTGAAGTGATTGCTGAAGAAGGTACGGTGTTAGATCGTCGTACGCTTGATCGCATCCTTCCTAATCTAGAAAATAATATTGGATTCCGTACTGCTCATGCATCTGGAGGAGTAGTGGATGATAGTGAAATTAACCTACAATCTATTAAGATCTATGCACCAGATGATCAAGAGGGTGAGCAAGTAATCCGTATCATCGGTAATGGACTTGTAGAGCGTGAGGTTAAGCACATCACGACATCTGATATTCTTGCATCTATTAACTACTTCTTTAACTTGTTACATGGTGTAGGTGATACAGATGATATCGATCACTTAGGTAACCGTCGTCTACGTTCTGTAGGGGAGTTACTTCAAAACCAATTCCGTATCGGTTTATCTCGTATGGAGCGTGTGGTTCGTGAGCGTATGTCTATTCAAGATCCGAATATGATTACACCACAAGCGCTAATCAATATTCGTCCAGTAATTGCATCAATTAAAGAGTTCTTTGGTAGCTCTCAGTTATCTCAGTTCATGGATCAAACGAATCCGCTTGCTGAGTTAACGCATAAGCGTCGTCTATCAGCATTAGGACCCGGTGGTTTAACACGTGAGCGTGCAGGCTTTGAAGTACGTGACGTTCATTACTCCCATTACGGTCGTATGTGTCCGATCGAAACGCCTGAGGGACCGAACATTGGACTAATTAACTCCTTATCTTCCTATGCGAAGGTCAATGAATTCGGCTTTATGGAAACTCCATACCGTCGTGTTGATCCAGAGACAGGGAAAGTAACAGCACAAATCGATTACTTAACGGCAGATGAAGAGGATAACTATGTTGTCGCTCAAGCAAATGCACGTCTTAAAGATGATGGATCGTTTGTAAATGATAATATCATTGCTCGTTTCCGTGGAGAGAACACGGTTGTTCCACGTGAACGTTTAGATTATATGGATGTCTCGCCTAAGCAAGTTGTTTCTGCTGCGACATCGTGTATTCCTTTCTTAGAAAATGATGACTCCAACCGTGCCCTAATGGGAGCGAACATGCAACGTCAAGCCGTGCCACTTCTTATTCCAGAAGCGCCGCTTGTCGGGACAGGTATGGAGCATGTATCAGCTAGAGACTCTGGGGCTGCAATTGTTTCAAAGAACCCGGGGGTTGTAGAACGTGTAACGGCAAAAGAAATTTTCGTTCGTCGTTATGAAGATGTAGACGGAAAGCAAGTTAAGGGTGACCTTGATAAGTATCGTCTACAGAAATTCATCCGTTCTAACCAAGGTACAAGCTATAACCAACGTCCGATCGTGGCTGAAGGGGATGTCGTTGAAAACCGTGAAATCCTTGCTGATGGTCCATCGATGGAACAAGGTGAAATGGCTCTTGGACGTAACGTTCTTGTTGGTTTCATGACATGGGATGGTTACAACTATGAGGATGCGATCATTTTAAGTGAGCGCCTTGTAAAAGACGACGTTTATACTTCTATTCATATTGAAGAGTATGAGTCAGAAGCTCGTGATACAAAACTTGGACCTGAAGAGATCACTCGCGATATCCCGAACGTTGGGGAGGATGCGTTAAAGAATCTTAATGAACGTGGAATTATTCGCGTCGGGGCTGAAGTAAAAGATGGCGATATTTTAGTTGGTAAAGTAACACCAAAAGGGGTTACAGAATTAACAGCGGAAGAGCGCCTTTTACACGCAATCTTTGGTGAAAAAGCTCGTGAAGTTCGTGATACATCTCTTCGTGCACCGCATGGTGGAGACGGAATCGTACTTGATGTAAAAATCTTCAATCGTGAAGATGGCGATGAGCTACCTCCTGGTGTGAATCAGCTAGTACGTGTTTACATCGTACAAAAGCGTAAAATCAACCAAGGGGATAAAATGGCCGGTCGTCACGGAAATAAAGGTGTTATCTCACGTATCCTGCCTGAAGAGGATATGCCATTCCTTCCAGACGGAACACCGATTGATATCATGTTAAACCCATTAGGGGTACCATCTCGTATGAACATCGGACAGGTGCTTGAGCTACACTTAGGTATGGCTGCACGTAAACTTGGCATCCACGTTGCGTCTCCTGTATTTGACGGAGCGAACGAGGAAGATGTTTGGGGTACACTTGCTGAAGCCGGCATGGCGCGTGACGGTAAGACGGTTCTTTATGATGGACGTTCTGGTGAGCCATTTGACAACCGAGTATCAGTTGGAATCATGTATATGATCAAACTTGCTCACATGGTTGACGATAAGCTACATGCTCGTTCAACTGGACCGTATTCACTTGTTACACAGCAACCTCTAGGTGGTAAAGCGCAATTTGGTGGACAGCGTTTCGGTGAGATGGAAGTATGGGCACTTGAAGCATACGGTGCTGCTTACACATTGCAAGAGATCTTAACAGTGAAGTCCGATGATGTTGTCGGACGTGTGAAGACCTACGAAGCGATTGTCAAAGGTGAAAATGTACCTGAGCCAGGTGTGCCAGAGTCATTTAAAGTATTAATCAAAGAGCTTCAATCACTAGGTATGGATGTGAAAATGCTCTCAATCAACGAAGAAGAGATTGAAATGAGAGAGCTTGATGAAGATGAAAAAGCTTCTGAAAAACTCAATCTAAATATTGAGTCGAGTGAATCAAACGTATAA
- the rpoC gene encoding DNA-directed RNA polymerase subunit beta', which produces MIDVNNFEYMKIGLASPNKIRSWSRGEVKKPETINYRTLKPEKDGLFCERIFGPQKDWECHCGKYKRVRYKGVVCDRCGVEVTRAKVRRERMGHIELAAPVSHIWYFKGIPSRMGLVLDMSPRSLEEVIYFASYVVTDAGETPLERKQLLSEKEYRTYRDKYGRSFTAQMGAEAIRKLLADIDLEKEVEGLKEELITAQGQRRTRAIKRLEVLEAFRNSGNEPSWMVLDVLPVIPPELRPMVQLDGGRFATSDLNDLYRRVINRNNRLKRLLDLGAPNIIVQNEKRMLQEAVDALIDNGRRGRPVTGPGNRPLKSLSHMLKGKQGRFRQNLLGKRVDYSGRSVIVVGPNLKMYQCGLPKEMALELFKPFVMKELVSKGLAHNIKSAKRKVERVQPEVWDVLEEVIREHPVLLNRAPTLHRLGIQAFEPTLVEGRAIKLHPLVCTAYNADFDGDQMAVHVPLSAEAQAEARILMLAAQNILNPKDGKPVVTPSQDMVLGNYYLTMEREDAKGTGAIFKDTNEALLAYQNGFVHLHTRVAVPVASLKKPTFTEDQQDKLLLTTVGKLIFNEILPQTFPYINEPSTVNLEVETPSKYIVPSTTDVTKHFAESEVVTPFKKGFLGNIIAEVFKKFKITETSKMLDRMKDLGFKHSTRAGITVGVADIVVLAEKKEILAKAEDKVEKILKQFRRGLITEEERYDRVISVWSEAKDIIQNKLMGTLDKHNPIFMMSDSGARGNASNFTQLAGMRGLMANPSGRIIELPIKSSFREGLTVLEYFISTHGARKGLADTALKTADSGYLTRRLVDVAQDVIVRETDCGTDRGLEVAAIKEGNEIIEGLYDRLVGRVAFKTLRRPGTKDVLIKKNELITEDIAKIIIDAGVEEMTIRSVFTCNTRHGVCKQCYGRNLATGSDVEVGEAVGIIAAQSIGEPGTQLTMRTFHTGGVAGDDITQGLPRIQELFEARNPKGQATISEIEGEVIDFKEGDKREVTVRSEMETKSYAIPYGSRIKVSVGDHVKSGESLTEGSIDPKELLKVRGMNGVQEYLLREVQKVYRMQGVEIGDKHVEVMVRQMLRKIRVVDAGETSVLPGSLIEIQHFNDENAKVLRIGKRPATGRPVLLGITKASLETDSFLSAASFQETTRVLTDAAIKGKRDELLGLKENVIIGKLVPAGTGMNRYRHLNIISTHDDNQKDASNKAVLAEVGTHE; this is translated from the coding sequence TTGATAGATGTAAATAATTTCGAGTATATGAAAATTGGACTTGCTTCACCAAACAAGATTCGTTCTTGGTCAAGAGGAGAAGTCAAGAAGCCAGAAACGATTAACTATCGTACATTAAAACCTGAAAAAGACGGTTTGTTCTGTGAGCGTATTTTCGGACCTCAAAAGGACTGGGAATGTCATTGTGGAAAATACAAGCGCGTTCGTTATAAGGGTGTTGTTTGTGATCGTTGTGGAGTAGAGGTTACACGTGCTAAGGTACGTCGTGAACGTATGGGGCACATTGAACTTGCTGCGCCTGTCTCACATATCTGGTACTTCAAAGGAATTCCGAGCCGTATGGGTCTTGTACTTGATATGTCTCCACGTTCACTGGAAGAAGTCATTTATTTCGCTTCATATGTAGTGACAGACGCTGGTGAAACGCCTCTTGAGAGAAAGCAATTACTTTCAGAAAAAGAATACCGCACATACCGTGATAAATACGGTCGTTCTTTCACAGCGCAAATGGGTGCAGAAGCCATTCGCAAACTGTTAGCTGACATTGATCTTGAAAAAGAGGTTGAAGGCCTAAAAGAAGAATTAATCACTGCTCAAGGGCAACGTCGTACTCGTGCGATCAAGCGCTTAGAAGTTCTTGAAGCATTCCGTAACTCTGGAAATGAGCCATCGTGGATGGTCCTCGATGTGTTACCGGTTATTCCACCAGAATTACGCCCAATGGTTCAACTTGATGGTGGGCGATTTGCAACATCTGATTTAAATGACTTATATCGTCGAGTAATTAACCGCAACAATCGTTTGAAGCGTCTATTAGATTTAGGTGCTCCAAACATCATTGTTCAAAATGAGAAACGTATGCTCCAAGAAGCAGTAGATGCATTGATTGATAATGGTCGTCGTGGTCGTCCGGTAACGGGTCCAGGTAACCGTCCATTGAAATCACTTTCGCATATGCTAAAAGGTAAGCAAGGACGTTTTCGTCAAAACTTACTTGGTAAGCGTGTTGACTACTCTGGTCGTTCGGTTATCGTAGTTGGTCCGAACTTGAAGATGTATCAATGTGGACTACCAAAAGAAATGGCACTAGAACTTTTCAAACCTTTTGTTATGAAAGAGCTTGTAAGTAAAGGTCTTGCTCATAACATTAAGAGTGCAAAGCGTAAAGTTGAACGTGTTCAACCAGAGGTGTGGGATGTACTTGAAGAAGTAATCCGTGAGCATCCTGTTCTATTGAACCGTGCACCTACACTTCACCGTCTAGGTATCCAAGCGTTTGAGCCAACACTTGTTGAAGGTCGTGCGATCAAACTTCACCCACTCGTATGTACAGCTTATAACGCTGACTTTGATGGTGACCAAATGGCTGTTCACGTACCTTTATCAGCAGAGGCACAAGCAGAAGCGCGTATTCTTATGCTTGCAGCTCAAAACATCTTGAACCCGAAAGATGGTAAGCCGGTTGTTACTCCGTCCCAAGATATGGTATTAGGTAACTACTACTTAACAATGGAACGTGAGGATGCGAAAGGTACAGGGGCGATCTTTAAGGATACAAATGAAGCACTACTTGCATATCAAAATGGTTTTGTGCATCTTCATACACGTGTCGCAGTTCCTGTTGCTTCACTTAAGAAGCCGACATTTACAGAAGATCAACAAGATAAATTATTGTTGACAACCGTCGGTAAATTGATCTTTAATGAGATTTTACCGCAGACATTCCCTTACATTAATGAGCCTTCGACAGTGAACTTAGAAGTAGAAACGCCTTCTAAATACATTGTTCCAAGCACAACAGATGTGACGAAACACTTTGCTGAAAGTGAAGTTGTTACACCATTTAAGAAAGGCTTCTTAGGAAACATCATCGCTGAAGTATTCAAGAAGTTTAAAATTACAGAAACATCTAAGATGCTCGATCGCATGAAGGATCTTGGATTTAAACACTCAACAAGAGCAGGTATTACAGTTGGGGTAGCTGATATCGTAGTACTTGCCGAGAAGAAAGAAATTCTTGCGAAAGCTGAAGATAAAGTTGAGAAGATACTGAAACAATTCCGCCGTGGTTTAATCACAGAGGAAGAGCGTTATGACCGAGTCATCTCTGTCTGGAGTGAAGCAAAGGATATCATCCAAAATAAATTAATGGGTACGCTTGATAAGCATAACCCAATCTTCATGATGAGCGACTCTGGTGCCCGTGGTAACGCATCTAACTTTACGCAACTAGCTGGTATGCGTGGTTTAATGGCCAATCCGTCTGGTCGTATCATCGAGCTTCCGATCAAATCAAGCTTCCGTGAAGGTTTAACGGTACTCGAGTACTTTATCTCTACACATGGTGCGCGTAAAGGTCTTGCTGATACGGCCCTAAAGACTGCCGATTCAGGTTACCTGACTCGTCGTCTTGTAGATGTAGCTCAAGATGTTATCGTACGTGAAACAGATTGTGGAACGGATCGTGGTCTTGAAGTAGCGGCTATTAAAGAAGGAAACGAAATTATTGAAGGTTTGTATGACCGTCTTGTCGGTCGTGTAGCGTTCAAAACACTTCGTCGTCCTGGCACTAAAGACGTATTAATTAAGAAAAACGAGCTAATTACAGAAGATATTGCGAAGATTATCATTGATGCTGGTGTAGAAGAAATGACGATTCGCTCGGTCTTTACATGTAACACTCGTCACGGTGTATGTAAGCAATGTTACGGACGCAACTTGGCAACAGGAAGCGATGTTGAAGTTGGAGAAGCAGTTGGTATCATCGCCGCGCAATCGATCGGTGAACCAGGAACTCAGCTTACAATGCGTACATTCCATACAGGCGGGGTAGCAGGAGACGATATTACTCAAGGTCTTCCGCGTATCCAGGAGTTATTTGAAGCACGTAACCCGAAAGGTCAAGCAACGATCTCTGAAATTGAAGGGGAAGTAATCGACTTCAAGGAAGGTGACAAGCGCGAGGTAACAGTTCGTAGTGAAATGGAAACGAAGAGCTACGCAATTCCTTACGGATCTAGAATTAAAGTTAGTGTTGGCGATCATGTGAAATCTGGTGAAAGCTTAACAGAGGGTTCCATTGATCCGAAAGAACTTCTTAAAGTTCGCGGAATGAATGGAGTACAAGAATATCTATTACGTGAAGTACAAAAAGTATACCGTATGCAAGGGGTAGAAATTGGTGATAAGCACGTAGAGGTAATGGTGCGTCAGATGTTACGTAAGATTCGTGTTGTTGATGCAGGTGAAACAAGCGTATTGCCTGGATCACTAATCGAAATTCAACACTTTAATGATGAGAATGCGAAAGTTTTACGAATAGGCAAACGTCCTGCTACGGGTAGACCAGTATTACTCGGTATTACGAAAGCCTCTCTTGAAACAGATTCATTCCTGTCTGCCGCGTCATTCCAAGAAACAACTAGAGTTCTAACTGATGCAGCAATTAAAGGAAAACGTGATGAATTACTTGGGTTGAAAGAAAATGTTATCATTGGTAAGCTAGTTCCTGCTGGTACAGGTATGAACCGCTACCGTCACTTAAACATAATTTCTACTCATGACGACAACCAAAAGGATGCTTCGAATAAAGCTGTATTAGCGGAAGTCGGAACACATGAATAA